In Paenibacillus kyungheensis, the following are encoded in one genomic region:
- a CDS encoding Imm41 family immunity protein translates to MDEARIIIEQNVKGSEGSFIHDLHERNIFNMSAFKAYVDAITQLTQQTQDDQMIERALMDQVFFTYSYILKSVIWHLDMNDHSSIENVSDEQLTEMIERLETVVRKFIQGNAK, encoded by the coding sequence ATGGATGAGGCAAGAATAATTATTGAGCAAAATGTGAAAGGAAGCGAAGGAAGTTTTATTCATGATCTTCATGAACGGAATATTTTTAATATGTCTGCATTTAAAGCTTATGTTGATGCGATCACTCAATTGACTCAGCAGACGCAAGATGACCAAATGATCGAACGTGCTCTTATGGATCAGGTGTTTTTTACATACAGTTATATACTTAAAAGTGTGATCTGGCATCTGGATATGAACGATCATTCATCGATAGAGAATGTAAGCGATGAACAACTGACTGAAATGATCGAACGTTTGGAAACTGTAGTTAGAAAATTCATCCAAGGAAATGCAAAATAA
- a CDS encoding class I SAM-dependent methyltransferase: MIQDAIFWNYVKDAEQEFSGWDFSWVTENGRMKVQPLSWNFEQMIVPHIKKSQSMLDMGTGGGEFLSSLQPFPPSIYATEAYAPNVPIARNRLEPLGVQVVQIDNDNDLPFADQQFDLITNQHEAYSPSEVRRLLQKDGWLMTQQVGGLNDQQINQHLHKPLNQEFIDWNLATAVSQLEQNHFEIVYQKEEFPSERFYDIGALLYYLKAIPWQIPNFQLEEHMDDLYAIHLLIQKQGYFEVKQHRFVIHAQAK, encoded by the coding sequence ATGATACAAGATGCAATATTTTGGAACTATGTCAAAGATGCTGAGCAAGAATTCAGTGGATGGGATTTCTCATGGGTTACTGAAAATGGAAGAATGAAAGTACAGCCACTATCTTGGAATTTTGAACAGATGATCGTACCGCACATTAAGAAGTCTCAATCGATGTTAGATATGGGTACTGGTGGTGGAGAATTTTTATCAAGTTTGCAACCGTTTCCACCGTCAATCTATGCCACAGAAGCTTATGCTCCTAATGTGCCGATTGCTAGAAATCGCTTAGAACCGTTAGGTGTACAAGTTGTACAGATTGATAACGATAATGATCTACCATTTGCTGATCAACAGTTCGATCTTATTACGAATCAGCATGAAGCGTATAGTCCAAGTGAAGTAAGACGTTTGTTACAAAAAGATGGATGGTTGATGACTCAGCAAGTAGGTGGATTGAATGATCAGCAGATTAATCAACATTTACATAAGCCCTTGAATCAAGAATTTATAGATTGGAATCTAGCAACAGCAGTCTCACAACTCGAACAGAATCATTTTGAAATAGTCTATCAAAAAGAAGAGTTTCCAAGTGAACGATTTTACGATATTGGAGCATTGTTATACTATCTCAAAGCTATTCCATGGCAAATTCCAAACTTTCAACTCGAAGAACATATGGACGATCTATATGCTATTCATTTATTAATTCAAAAGCAAGGTTACTTTGAAGTGAAACAACATCGCTTTGTGATCCATGCACAGGCTAAATAG
- a CDS encoding CHAD domain-containing protein has translation MTNIQTIGLAKSKTTQWQTVLEDHYDKFLSYGQKAVKDFNDEDVHQARVNCRKLMTLLRILDASDQAGLIPLLKKSQKALGKVRDADVMIDAFKERKEDAKADNHKEEADLLKAVIKAHKQERKAYRTKLAKKLPKLQGKILKKKWKTLIEEHLESLAAQADVNRIMRELEIAYEQQKRTYRQTAKTEGIDSVEALHELHQLRIAAKEIRYTASAAEFALSSKFRDSEEVYKNIQTQLGHINDKRVWVETLEDYNPKKLKVNEEVWNAFIEQLQQELNEAVHEQQSS, from the coding sequence ATGACCAATATTCAAACGATAGGCTTGGCGAAAAGCAAAACAACGCAGTGGCAGACTGTATTAGAAGATCATTATGATAAATTTTTGAGTTATGGTCAGAAAGCAGTTAAAGATTTTAATGATGAAGATGTGCATCAAGCCCGGGTCAATTGTCGTAAGCTGATGACCTTGTTGCGTATTTTGGATGCTTCGGATCAAGCAGGACTGATTCCGTTATTGAAAAAATCGCAAAAAGCACTTGGCAAAGTAAGAGACGCTGATGTGATGATTGATGCTTTTAAAGAAAGAAAAGAAGATGCCAAAGCAGATAATCATAAAGAAGAAGCTGATCTGCTCAAAGCTGTGATCAAAGCTCACAAACAAGAACGTAAAGCATATCGCACCAAGCTTGCCAAAAAGTTACCCAAACTACAAGGCAAAATACTTAAAAAGAAATGGAAAACACTTATAGAAGAACATCTGGAATCGCTGGCAGCTCAAGCTGATGTGAATCGCATTATGCGCGAACTTGAGATCGCTTATGAACAACAGAAGCGTACTTACCGCCAGACCGCCAAAACAGAAGGCATTGATTCAGTCGAAGCTTTACATGAATTGCACCAATTACGGATCGCTGCCAAAGAGATTCGGTATACCGCTTCGGCTGCTGAATTTGCGCTCAGTTCCAAGTTCCGTGATTCGGAAGAAGTATACAAAAATATTCAAACTCAATTAGGTCACATCAACGATAAGCGAGTATGGGTAGAGACATTAGAAGATTATAATCCCAAAAAGCTTAAAGTTAACGAAGAAGTCTGGAATGCATTTATAGAGCAATTACAGCAGGAACTGAATGAAGCTGTACATGAACAACAATCATCATAA
- a CDS encoding PPK2 family polyphosphate kinase: MSKRSSNWVLATGDKIDLKKIDPKNTGEYKSKEDTEKETKELMKRFEKLQDKLFSSKKKSLLFIFQGMDCSGKDGVINKVFSISHPQGVQTHSFKTPTREEMDHDFLWRAHKLVSGVGYITAFNRSYYEDVLITRVHKMISDKKAQQRFKQIRHFEEMLEDNGVKVVKIFLHISKEFQLEKLIARIENPKKNWKFDESDLLERKSWDTYQAYYEDVFAHAATKDHPWHIVSADNRWYRDLAVLQIVVRTLEDLDLSYPDPNPKLQDHLPDMYAEREKLLKDKK; encoded by the coding sequence ATGTCCAAGCGATCATCGAACTGGGTACTTGCTACAGGAGATAAGATTGATCTGAAAAAGATTGATCCTAAAAACACAGGCGAGTACAAATCCAAAGAAGATACCGAAAAAGAAACCAAAGAACTGATGAAACGATTTGAGAAGCTACAAGACAAGCTATTCTCAAGTAAAAAGAAATCGCTTCTGTTTATTTTTCAAGGCATGGATTGCAGTGGGAAAGACGGCGTAATTAATAAAGTATTTTCTATTTCTCATCCACAAGGTGTGCAGACGCATAGCTTCAAAACACCGACTCGCGAAGAAATGGATCATGATTTCCTCTGGCGTGCTCACAAATTAGTATCAGGCGTTGGCTATATTACAGCGTTTAACCGTTCTTATTATGAAGATGTGTTGATTACGCGTGTGCATAAGATGATTTCAGATAAAAAAGCACAACAGCGCTTTAAACAAATACGACACTTTGAAGAAATGTTAGAAGATAATGGCGTTAAAGTGGTCAAAATCTTTTTGCATATTTCCAAAGAGTTTCAATTGGAAAAATTAATTGCACGTATCGAAAATCCGAAAAAGAACTGGAAATTCGATGAAAGTGATCTGTTAGAACGCAAGTCATGGGATACGTATCAAGCGTATTATGAAGACGTATTTGCACATGCAGCAACCAAAGATCATCCGTGGCATATCGTGTCTGCTGATAATCGCTGGTATCGTGATCTAGCAGTATTACAAATAGTAGTGCGTACATTGGAAGATTTGGATTTATCGTATCCTGATCCGAATCCGAAGTTACAAGATCACTTGCCGGACATGTATGCAGAGCGTGAAAAATTATTAAAAGATAAAAAGTAA